cttctcctcatggactgtaccagatttgccagttcttgctgtgaaatgttaccccacttttcaccaaggcacctgccagttcccggacatttctgggggggaatggccctagccctcacccgccgatccaacaggtcccatacgtccgggctcttcgctggccatggcagaacactgacattcctgtcttacaggaaatcacacacagaacaagcagtatggctggtggcattgtcatgctggagggtcatgtcaggatgagcctgcaggaagggtaccacatgagggaggaggatgtcttccctgtaacggacagcgttgagattgcctgcaatgacaacaagctcagtccgatgatgctgtgacacaccgccccagaccatgacggaccctccacctccaaatcgatccctctccagagtacaggccttcgTGTAACGCTTAATCCTTcaacaataaacgcgaatccgacatcacccctggtgagacaaaaccgcgactcgtcagtgaagagcactttttgccagtcctgtctggtccagcaacggtgggcttgtgcccataggcaacgttgttgccggtgatgtctggtgagggaggacctgccttacaacaggcctacaagccctcagtccagcttctctcagcctattgcggacagtctgagcactgatggagggattgtgcatccctggtgtaactcgagcagttgttgttgccatcaagtacctgtcccacaggtgtgatgttcgggtgtaccgatcctgtgcaggtgttgttacacgtggtctgccactgcgaggacgatcagctgtccgtcctgtctccctgtagcgctgtcttaggcgtctcacaatacggacattgcaatttattgccctggccacatttgcagtcctcatctttccttgcagcatgcctaaggcacgttcacgcagatgagcagggaccctgagcatatttcttttggtgtttttcagagtcagtagaaaggcctctttagtgtcctaagttttcataactgtgaccttaattgcctaccgtctgtacgctgttagtgtcttaacgaccgttccacaggtgcatgttcattaactgtttactgagcagctcatgttatagacagaagcatgctacagggcagaccaatccgaacttcTCTCGGCaagtccagcccatccattatttCAGACAATCATGGCTAGAGGGAAGGTTCctggctttttctgtggctaaaccaactaggctcataattttacaattttatttttatttacagatTGCATACAAgattgttattaaggcacatgaaagttaacATGTTCCacaaggcatttctgcccccaaaaaacacattttcctcaaataaataaataaacttgaAATGTCTCTCCTGTGCAGTAGTGACGTGCAACGTAAAGCCTAGCTTATTGAAACGGGTCACATTTTTGTAAAAACAGTTTTACCACCCTGTTTCTAAGCTTTTaaatacccatagacttccaatcCTTGCGCTAATGTTAGTTAGCATTGCCTCGCAAAACTACCTCCAACTCCCTTCAttctggacacagagacatacaaatggtatccacaaaatcatctgactctggggaagtagataaagggcctcattgccaaaattccGAAGTAACCctttaagaaaaaaaaagtaactttctgagcacttctacgatgggcaaatatgtatggaaggCTTCGTTCTAATCAAAAGGGGTGCTGTCAAAAAGGGATTGAATTCAAATGAGTTCACCCTATGCCTGGTAATATGCGGTCTTTGGTTGCAACATTTTAAAAGATGGCTTCCATAGAATGGAAGTCACATAGGCTAGCGAAGACTTTCCGGGAGACATGAAATTGGATAGTGTGCTGTGTGTACTTGTCACgtcctggtcttagtattttgtgttttctttattattttggtcaggccagggtgtgacatgggttatttatgtggtgtgttttgtctaggttttttttcataggttatgggattgtggttagtggggttgtctagaaaagtctatggttgcctggagtggttctcaatcagaggcaggtgtttatcgttgtctctgattggaaaccatatttaggcagccatattctttgagtgtttcttaggtgattgttcctgtctctgtttgcaccagatagggctgtttaggtttttcacgtttattgttttttattgtttgtttttcatctttattaaagatgtttactaataaccacgctgcagtttggtcctcctctctttcgacACAAGAAAACCTTAACAGTACTGAGTTGTTTCCATCTGAAATACATATTTAAGTTGTTATAAAAGGGGAGGGGATATGTTTTCACAACGCAATCACTTGTAACATAATAACGCTGCTGTGTGCTGAGCAGTAGAGGAAGTCTTGGGTCAAGCTGAACAGCCATTGGACATGTTATTTAAAATTGACATATTTAGTGTTCCCCAAAGACTATAGAGGAAAGGAAAGCTCACCTCTTTCACCACCGAGGCAGGGCCCACCTCTCCTGCATGGACTGTTCTATGGATCCCACATCTCGCTGCTTCCTGTCAACAAGGTCAATCAAGGTCAATGAAAAGCATCAACACCAAGTTAACCAGAGAACTATCTGGGTTTTACATTAGCAATGCAGTTAGTTCCCGACCTAAATACTTTTCATTGTCTTGAAACTATGTAATTATACATGGATGACCTACAGTCACAAGATTGTTCCAAGACCTCAGAGATTCCAAGAGCTTGTGCTGCTGTCACGAGTAGGGagatattttttatttctttttttgccAAGGGCTAGACTGAAAAGGACTATATCTCACCAACAACATTTGAGAAACATCAGATTTTGACAAACCCCAGCATCGCttctaaaaaaaacaaaaacatctaGAGCTTGTTCAGTTATGTTAACAGTCTGTATTAGTGCAGTGCTCTCTTTTAATATTCTCTTAAGGCCAGTTGCCCAGATGCAGATGGAGCTTAGTCCTGGCCTAAAAGGCATCCTTAtattcaatggagattctccattgaaagtgccatttagtccaggactaggcttaatttGGCTCTGAGATACCAGCCCCTAGTATTTTGCACTGGCATGTCCAAATGTATCACTCCAGCCTCTGGTCAAACTTACCACAGTGTTCCCAGATATTGTCCTGAGGGAATGATTTAACGGTCTCGTATTCATTTACACCACAAACATGGAAAATAGATCTATGCAAAGCAGTACGAACGAAATGCGTGTTGAAACGACGTGTGTCGACTTTTGGTCGGCTTGTTATTACCACATTTATTACCGACTTATGGTATTTCTAAAGTTGGCCCAACTTTACCACAGCGCGAATATTTTTATTGCTGAAAGTCCTTTGTTATTCTTAAGAAAGTTTTTTGGTTTCAAGAAATGGCTCACAAGAATGATCTCGCCATCAAATGGGTCTCTAAAGTGACCGTCATGCCTCTATGTACTGAATGGGTTCTGCTACAGAGCAACTCCATTCATTATAATGACAAGAAAGGTGCAAGTAATTGGCCCGTTAGGAAATACATCAACCAATTGCAGGACTTAAATGTCTGCGGTTCTGCAACATCTGTTCTGCAACAATCAAATGTGAATCATTCTTAGTGTTTTCAGTACACCTTCGCTCTATGCTCCCACTCCTTTAAGTTTTGAGCAAGTTGGAGTTTGAGCTCTCACCTTTAAACCATAAAACCTAGCATGGTATGCTGCATGATAGTAGGACCGTGGTTAACCTCATATCCTGCATACGATGTGCATACGATGTGCTAAAGACAACTCTAGTCCTTTAGCATTTCCGTTAACCATGCATGCTTGCACGACAATGATAAAACAGTTGACTAGAGCACATACAGTGTGCATTGGATAGGAGGGGTTCAAAGTTAGGCAGTTACCTCATAGGCCATCCTGTGTCCTGGGAAGGCCTCACAGTTGAGTGACTCGTCTCCTGCCAGATCAATAGCCACCACTCCGTTCTTCTTATACTTCTTACACAACTCCACCACGTCCATGGACCAGCCTGTGCAACGCAACACACACGTTTATTAGCAGTAGCAACCCAGTAAGGTCAAACagatgagatttttttttttaaacgtataATGTTTGATTTCTGGGGATGTTTCTGAAATGTTTTCATGCTAGATTTATGACCTAATGGTTATCTAAATGGTCTGCTGCAGTCCACGAATGTGTAATATGCCAAGCATCTCAGTAAAAGCTAAAAGTAATAGTTGAAAAGGTCAAATTGTCCAGTTAAAAAATTTAAAAGCAGAATCAAAATCCCCAAAACTGACTACAGAGCACTGTTCACTGGAATGTCTGCCTAAAATAGCCACTGACATTTTGTTACATGTAATTACAAATACAGATACTATGCTCTGGTAAGTCAGAAAGTTACATCAATCCAAATGACTTAACTAATACctgcagcgtttcccaaactcaacGGGTGCCCGTTTTGGTTTtagccctaacactacacagctaatTCAAGTAATAAACTAACCAGCAAGCTTTGGtcttttgaatcagctgtgtagtgttagggccaAAACCAAAACGggcaccccttggggtcctgaggaccgagtttgggaagccCTGAAAGGGGATCTTTTGTATGGGAGACAATGCTAGCTCCATTCTGTACTGTAACATAGTAGATGAGACTTGCAATTGTTCATTCAGTGATACAATACACAAACAAGAGCCCCTTTTTTACTGTCTGCATTGGGTCAGCAAATGGTAATATCAGctaaggagaaaaataaataaatgtgcacAGCATCACAACCATCGTCAAGTATAGATCAACACAGTTGAGTGGGGATGGAATGAAACGAGAGACAGTCGGAAAATAACCACAACAGGAAGTGTGGGAGGTGTTTTTAAATGTGAGATGTTTTGGCTTGCAACCTCCTACAGTGTGATAAGGATCACACACATTAACTACAGACAACGAGGAGGGGATGAGTCGtgccagacagacaggacaggagcatGAACAGGACAGTGAGGGCATTACTTGGCATGTGGCGCATGCAGCACAGAATGGACCTGGCTTTGATCTTGTACGCCTTCTCTCCCTCGGCCAGACCCTGGTTCACCAAGTGAACCACCTCATCCGGGCTCAGGTCACCTCTGGGAGAAGAGAGCGAGTGAAATCAAGACCGCGAGAATCCTTGAATGCATTTCTATGTTGAATGTTATACGTTTTGAGCTCTGAGGACAAGAACAGATACCTACAAATGACGTGAACAATACAAAACTTTGCCATTGGAGAGCACAAGGAACTCAAAGAAGTACTGTATTGCACATGTCCATATATTCAAGTGTGACAATCGCTAATGCGGTATGTTTCAAATTCACACTTTTCCGCCAGCTACCTTACCAACTCAGAAACATATCATATCCACTTACTCTTCTTGGTTCCATGGAATGGGTTCCACGTCAGTGTTAGCCAGCAAGTGTGGGCTGTATCTAACTTCAACGTAGATGACCCCTTCTTTGGCTTTGTCCTCCACAAACTCGTAAGCTATCCTCTTGATCGCCTCTCTGTCGCCACTGGAAAGGTAATACAAAATCAGTGGAAGGCCAAGAGAAACAACACAAATATTTACTCAACGATGGCAGGGAAAATGCTAATTGTTAGTCAGCAACAAAGGCCCTACATTGTTGGGGGATTTCCTCAAATTATGCTCATCCagatacaaatacatttttaaaacaactTGATTTAGGACACACATAAAACAAAGGAAATGTTCTAGGAACGGCCAACTATTCTTTCAGTCTTTTCCCTCTTTGCCTGCAGGGTTAGTAAAGGGTAGTTGTGTGTCTGAATGGCAGAAGGGTAATCTGATCGTACATCCTCAGCACACCACAGCAGGAGGACTATTACTGTCACAGAGTCAGAGCATAGCGAGCCGCTGAACCAACACTCCACGTGACCTCTGAACTGCACTTGAACTTACACTGAGCAATTAGCTGCTATTGCTAATAGGACTGACTGTCTGGAGGAGAAAATGACTTATCATTATCCCTGTAATTATCACTATCCCTGCAATGACGATAAAGGACATAAGATCAGCCTGTGTACAGTATTTGAAGAATGACATAGGGGATAATAGAATATTATAGTTATTTGTAATAGTAGTTTCATTGGATTTTGAGTGCATATCATTCCGTTATATTGTGCACATTTCTGCAAAAGTCCCTGTGGAGTAATGGGTATTTTTGAGTGGGGGGGAAATGTCTGCAAACTCACTCAGATGTTCCTAGTGTCGTTTCCCTCTCTGTTGCTTTTTGACTTCACAACAGATTCTGTTTCACATCACATGATTGGTCTGAATGCGTGTTGTTCCCCCACCCCCATGCTTATCCatccacctacacacacaaaacTCCTGCATGAGCCAAACGCAGCTAGCAAGTTCCCCCATTTTGTTGTTGtcgtgtaggggggggggggggaatgcttTATTCAGCATAACCGCTAGCTAGCAGCTGCTCTGTCCTGGCTAGAGGCTACGACTACAAACCATTATTGTTTATTTTCATAGTTGTGGGAGGTTGTTGGTTAGCCTGGCAGAGAATTAAAACATCACGTTAGTCTGAGCAGTGGGTGAGGTTTGAGTTTAGATTTTTATTAGGATTGTTGCTTTTTTCAAAAGTACCATCTGGGGGGCCAAAATGTGAAATATGTTGGTACTGTAGATTTTGGGTTAAATATAAGGTAGTGTTGTAATGGGAATGGAACGCATAACAACCTTGACTCTGAGTTCAGTTGGTTGCCAAAGAAACACCTGCTGGCATCATGACGTGCTCCTCTGTGCTGCATGATCTGCATTTCAACTAACTGACTCCCTAGTCTGGCCACCAGAGGAAACATTGTataatactgtctctgtctgcgtTACATTCACTCACTAACCAGGAAGAAGACCTATCAAGCACTGGTCTTAAAGTGAAGGTACCCCAATTGGGCTGCTATTTAACTCACACAATTCACAATCATTACAAATGACAGTCCCAATACAAAGCTCCCCCCCCACTTTCATATTTTAGCCGTAATTTAACAAATTAGGTGATCACGTGTTCTTTAAAAGCTTGTTGATTGCATTGCGTGTcatgcaaatacatttaaactcttgACTCCTAACACACCGTACAGCAGTTATGATTCCTGTTGAAATAAAACAGGGAAGtaaacagtacatacagtacatgtcatCTCCCGGCCATGGCTCTCTACAGATTGAACTTTCATCTCCATCTAAGAGCCATCTGCAATAATAAAGCTGATTAAAGAGCTCGGTGGAGCTCAGCCTCCTGTAAACTGAACTTGACACGAACACAAATGAGTCGTGCAGCACCTTGACGCCATCTTGTGCTGTAACACTACCAGCATAAAACAAACTCACCCCAACACTCACTGATCAAGAGATTAATCGAACGCTCACTTTTGAGCAGTGGTCTAAAGTACGTAAGTAAAATGACTTTAAAGTAGTACTTAagtagatttttttggggggggtatctgtactttgatttactatttatatttctgcAACAGTCCCTGTGGAGTAATGGGTATGTTGGAGTGGTGGGAAATGTCTGCCAACTCACTCAGATGTTCCTAGCGTCGTTTTCCTCTCTGTTGCTTTTTGACTTCACAACACAGATTCTGTTTCACATCACATgattggaaaaaaaaaaaaaagactgctTCCGGCTTTTACACTGGAAGTGAAAACGCGAACGCTTGTTGCTAACTGGCCTGGTCTGAATGCTTTTTGTTCCCCCACCCCCATGCTTATCCATCTAAACACACAAAACTCCTGCATGAGCCAAACGCAGCTATCAAGTTCCccattttgttgtgtgtgtgtgtgtgtgtgtgtgtgtgtgtgtgtgtgtgtgtgtgtgtggggggggggggggtcgcaccAGACACAACAACAAAGTTTTCAAGCGAAGGACTTGATAAAGAATGCTTTATTCAGCATAACCGCTAGCTAGCAGCTGCTCTGTCCTGGCTAGAGGCTACGACTACAAACCATTATTGTTTGTTTTCATAGTTGTGGGAGGTTCCTGGTTAGTCTGGCAGAGAATAGAAACATCACgtgttaaaatcaaatcaaatgttatttgtcacatgcgccgaatacaacaaccttacagtgaaatgtttacccacaagcccttaaccaactatATTTTAAGACGTTaagatgttttaaaaaaaaataagtgtTCAGGAAAAAGTTGAAAATAAAAGTagaaataattaaacagcagcagcaaaataacaagcaaggctatatacagggggtaccggttcagagtcaatgtgcgggggcaccggttagttgaggtaatatgtacatgtaggtcgagttaaagtgactatgcatagattataaacaaagattagcagcagcgtaaaagaggggtctgggtagccctttgattagctgttcaggagtagaagctcttaagaagccttttggaacctcgacttggcgctccggtaccacctgccgtgaggtagcagaaagaacagtctatgactagggtggctggattctatgacaatttttagggccttcctctgacaccgcctgatatagaggtcctggatggcaggaagtttggccccagtgatgtactggtttGAGGTtagatttttactaggattgttGCTTTTTTTCAAAAGTACCATCTGGGGCCCAAAATGTGAAATATGTTGGTACTGTAGATTTTGGGTTAAATATAAGGTAGTGTTGTAATGGGAGTGGAATACATAACAACCTTGACTCTGTCTGAGTTCAGTTGGTTGCCAAAGAAACACCTGCTGGCATCATGACGTGCCCCTCTGTGCTGCATGATCTGCATTTCAACTAACTGACCCCCTAGTCTGGCCACCAGAGGAAACATTGCATAATACTAACCAGGAAGAAGACCTATCAAGCGCTGGTCTTAAAAGTGAAGGTACCTGCTATTTAACTCACACAATTCACAATCATTACAAATGACAGTCCCAAATGACAGTCCCAAATGACAGTCCCAAATGACAGTCTTTAAAAGCGTGTTGATTGCATTGCGTGTCATGCAAACATATTTAAACTCTTAACTCCTAACACACTGTACAGCAGTTATGATTGGTAGTTTAGCCCCTTGACACCATCTTGTGCTGTAACacgtaaagtacttaagtaaaaacactttaaagtactacttaagtcgttttttttgttatctgtactttgctttactattttttgattacttttactacattcctaaaaaaaactattaaagtactagttacattttgaatgcttagtaggacaggaaaatggtccaattcatgcaattatcaagagaacattcctggtcatccctactgcctctgatctggcgaactcactaaacacaaatcatttgtttgtaaattatgtctcagTGTTGGATTGGGCctctggctatccatacattttaaaacaagAAAACCGTGCCTTTATATTTGATAAATATAAAGGATTCAAAattattttgatacttaagtatattttggcaattacatttacttttgatacttaagtatatttaaaaccaaatacttttagacttgaactcaataagtattttactgggtaactttcacttttacttgagtcattttccattatggtatctttactttttctcaagtatgacaattgggtactttttccaccactgctattGAGTTTGACATCGTGAGACAACTTCTCCCGGTGATAACTACAGTATGAAACCAAAAGCTCAGGGGATTCGTGCAGTAGTCAGCATCTCATTATCTCAGCCATCTTCATGTTCAGGGTACTTACGCAATAACGTGCATGTACTCTGCGAACTTGCCGAGGAACTCTGTGAGGGTGGCAGGCTGGTGTATCACACAGATTCGTCTCATGTCCTCCGCTGTGTATGCAGGTAGGGGGATCCCACGTCGCCTGGTAcagacatacagaaacagaggacTTTAAAAGTACAACCAGCAATAGGTAGCCACAGCTGCTCAATGTTCATTTCAATGAATTATATTAATGACTTAAAGGAAATTGCTAGTTTAAAAATAGCCCCataaataggcctacatgttcCAAACGAAAGATACTGAAAGAACAATGTGTCACATGAACCTAATAAACCATGTCACTTGAGTCTAATAGCCCTTTTACCAAAGGTAATTGACAGTTAATGTTTAAAGAGAACTTGCAAAACCTGTTATAAAACACACTATTTAATCAAAATACTAAGAATTCAACAGGTTTATAGACTTACTTGGCAACGTCTAGGATGGTCTCCACTCGGAGAGCGCCATCAAGATGCACATGCAGCTCAATCTGAAGATGAGACCAAATTCAAAATGTAATGTACTTTAACCTAATTACCTATAGAGTAATTTAGCCTGAATTGAAGTACAGACAATCAGGATGAACTCAAACAAATCAATAAACTAAACATTGGCAAATGAGAGCATGTGTTGTTGTGTGA
This window of the Oncorhynchus clarkii lewisi isolate Uvic-CL-2024 chromosome 16, UVic_Ocla_1.0, whole genome shotgun sequence genome carries:
- the LOC139368467 gene encoding adenosine deaminase-like; amino-acid sequence: MAEHFTEQIVFNKPKIELHVHLDGALRVETILDVAKRRGIPLPAYTAEDMRRICVIHQPATLTEFLGKFAEYMHVIAGDREAIKRIAYEFVEDKAKEGVIYVEVRYSPHLLANTDVEPIPWNQEEGDLSPDEVVHLVNQGLAEGEKAYKIKARSILCCMRHMPSWSMDVVELCKKYKKNGVVAIDLAGDESLNCEAFPGHRMAYEEAARCGIHRTVHAGEVGPASVVKEAVEVLKAERVGHGYNTLKDQVLYKQLLEQNMHFEVCPISSRLTGACHPDFTEHPVITFRKDKANYSLNTDDPLIFNSTLHLDYSTAQEYMGFTEEEFKRLNINSANSSFLPEKEKKDLVNELYEAYGMVKNTCLLK